Proteins encoded within one genomic window of Anastrepha ludens isolate Willacy chromosome 4, idAnaLude1.1, whole genome shotgun sequence:
- the LOC128861746 gene encoding cuticle protein 5.1-like — protein MFKYFALVFVALFAFAAAEPKPAVVAPLAYSAPLVASPYAAAYASPYAAYAAAPYAAYASPYAAYSAYPYSAAYVLRK, from the exons ATGTTCAAATAC TTCGCTCTCGTTTTCGTGGCCCTCTTCGCCTTCGCTGCTGCCGAGCCTAAGCCCGCTGTCGTCGCACCATTGGCCTACTCAGCTCCATTGGTCGCCTCCCCCTACGCCGCCGCCTACGCCTCTCCGTATGCTGCTTACGCTGCTGCTCCCTATGCCGCCTATGCTTCACCTTACGCTGCCTACTCCGCTTACCCATACAGCGCCGCTTATGTGCTCCGCAAGTAA